The following is a genomic window from Sphingorhabdus sp. Alg231-15.
TCCCATTTGCCAAAGCGGTTGCTGAACAATTTAGCGCGGGTGGTGCAAATACCTCACCAATTCTGGAATCAACCGGAACTGGCGGCGGAATGAAGCTATTCTGTGCAGGCGTAGGCGCCAACACACCCGACATTGCCAATGCATCCAGGCGGATGAAGGCTTCCGAATTCGAAATGTGCGCAGAAAATGGCGTTACCGACGTTGTTGAGGTTCAGATCGGCATTGATGGTATCGCGATTGCCCAAGCCAACGAAGGTCCAGCGATCAAGCTGACGCCAACGCAGATTTACGAAGCCATTGCCGAACGCCCATTTGGCAAAAAGAATGAGACGAAGAACTGGTCGGATATCGATCCTTCGCTCCCCAATATCACAATCAGTGTCTATGGCCCCCCATCGACGTCAGGCACGCGAGATGCGTTGACCGAATTGATCATGGAAGTGGGTTGTAAAACCGACGCCACGACCAAGGCGCTGAAAGACACAAATGAAGACGAATATGACGCTATCTGCCACGATGTCCGGGCCGATGGTGCTTATATTGATGCCGGCGAAAACGACAATCTGATCGTTCAAAAACTGAAAGCCAATCCAAATAGTCTCGGAATCTTTGGATATAGCTTCCTTGAGGAAAACACCGACTCCGTTCGCGGCGTTGCGGTGTCCGATGTCGAGCCTGCTTATGAAGCAATCGCATCAGGCGAATATCCAGGTGCTCGCCCGCTTTATATTTACGCCAAGAAACAACATGTTGGCGTAATCCCTGGTCTTCAGGAATATCTTACGGAATTTGTCAACGCAGGTGGATCAGATGGCTATCTGATTGAGGCCGGCCTGATTGCTTCGCCGGATGATATTCGTACACAAATGGCTGATACTGCAAAAAATCTACCAACTTTGACCGGCGCTGAACTGAAGTAATTGTTAATCGTGGTGCGGGGTACTAGGACGGTGCCTCGCACTGCGCTTCTGCATATTCCGAATCAAGGATCAGTTTTCTACCGTGACAGGCTCCATTCTCTTTTTACTGATCATCGTCCTTGGAGGCATGGCATGGTTTTTTGGCCGTGTTAAAGCGAATCGCTTTTTAAAGGACAGCACAAAAAGGGGAGAGGTCCATTCGCTTCCCAACTACCATGGCTGGTATGTCGCACTTTGGGCCATCGGCCCTGCCCTGCTTTTTTTGCTCGTCTGGAATATTACTAGCCCAGCGCTGATAACTGATGCGGCGCTGGCCAGTCCGGCTGCCGAACAGTTGCCGCAAGACGCATTTGCACGTGGATCGATATTGGCGGAAGCACGTTCAATCGCGTCTGGCCAACAAGTCAAAGCGTTTAACCCGCTTTCCCAGTCGATGGTCGAGCCCTACAAGACCGCTATCATCTATTACCAGACTATAGGCGCAATTGCAGCGCTATTGCTGGTATTTGCGGGCGGTGCTTATTCCTGGCTGCGATTGAAGCCGGAGTTAAGGGCACGAACCAAGATAGAGCGGATTACGATGATGACCCTGCTCCTCGCATCGCTCATCGCAACAATTACAACAGTGGGTATATTTGCTTCGTTGATTTTTGAATCAGCGCGCTTCTTTTCGATGGTCTCGCCTATCGACTTTCTCTTTGGCACAGAATGGAACCCGAAAGCGGTAGCGGGTCCTCGCGGAGAAACCGGATTCGGCGCCATCCCCTTATTCTGGGGCACCGTGTTCATTGGCGCTATCATCGCAATGATAGTTGCTATTCCGCTAGGTTTGATGAGTGCGATCTATCTCACTCAATATGCTCCAGCCAGGTTCCGCGCCTGGATGAAACCCATATTAGAAGTTCTCGCCGGGGTTCCGACGGTGGTCTATGGTTATTTCGCTGCCTTGACGGTTGCACCCGCCTTACGCGACTTTGCCGTTTCCATCGGGATTTCCGGAGCCTCTTCAGAATCTGCTTTAGCGGCTGGTGTGGTTATGGGGATCATGATCATCCCGTTCGTCTCTTCGATGGCCGACGACAGCATTGCTGCGGTACCCAGCGCCATGCGCGATGGTTCTTTGGCCATGGGTGCGACGAACAGTGAAACCATTAAGAAAGTTCTGATCCCCGCAGCTTTGCCGGGCGTTGTGGGCGGTGTATTGCTGGCGGTTAGTCGGGCCATCGGAGAAACGATGATCGTGGTGATGGCCGCAGGCTTAGCTGCAAATATGACGGCCAACCCGTTTTCGAGCGTTACGACGGTGACCACCCAGATTGTGCAGTTGCTGACGGGTGACCAGGAGTTTGACAGTCCCAAAACGCTAGCGGCTTTTGCGCTTGGGCTGGTGCTGTTTATCGTGACCTTGCTGCTCAACCTCATCGCATTGAGAGTGGTGAAGAAATATCGGGAAGCTTATGAATAGCACGACCGCCTTGGTAGAAGAACGCAATCCGACCGATTGGCACAGCAATGCCATGCAAACCCGCATTCGCAAGCGCTATGCTGCCGAGCGACGGTTTAAAGCACTGGGCCTGGGCGCGATAATTCTGTCAGCAGGGTTCCTTGCCTTTCTCCTGATCGTGATGGTCGGCAATGGACTTCGCGGCTTCACCCAAACCGAGCTACCGGTCGAGATAGATTTCCCAGCGATGACCGGCGGTGCCTCGGCAAGTCAGTTTGAAGGT
Proteins encoded in this region:
- a CDS encoding substrate-binding domain-containing protein is translated as MFKKIALLAVSTLALAACQDQASGGQGGTRSEVRIVGSSTVFPFAKAVAEQFSAGGANTSPILESTGTGGGMKLFCAGVGANTPDIANASRRMKASEFEMCAENGVTDVVEVQIGIDGIAIAQANEGPAIKLTPTQIYEAIAERPFGKKNETKNWSDIDPSLPNITISVYGPPSTSGTRDALTELIMEVGCKTDATTKALKDTNEDEYDAICHDVRADGAYIDAGENDNLIVQKLKANPNSLGIFGYSFLEENTDSVRGVAVSDVEPAYEAIASGEYPGARPLYIYAKKQHVGVIPGLQEYLTEFVNAGGSDGYLIEAGLIASPDDIRTQMADTAKNLPTLTGAELK
- the pstC gene encoding phosphate ABC transporter permease subunit PstC, with product MTGSILFLLIIVLGGMAWFFGRVKANRFLKDSTKRGEVHSLPNYHGWYVALWAIGPALLFLLVWNITSPALITDAALASPAAEQLPQDAFARGSILAEARSIASGQQVKAFNPLSQSMVEPYKTAIIYYQTIGAIAALLLVFAGGAYSWLRLKPELRARTKIERITMMTLLLASLIATITTVGIFASLIFESARFFSMVSPIDFLFGTEWNPKAVAGPRGETGFGAIPLFWGTVFIGAIIAMIVAIPLGLMSAIYLTQYAPARFRAWMKPILEVLAGVPTVVYGYFAALTVAPALRDFAVSIGISGASSESALAAGVVMGIMIIPFVSSMADDSIAAVPSAMRDGSLAMGATNSETIKKVLIPAALPGVVGGVLLAVSRAIGETMIVVMAAGLAANMTANPFSSVTTVTTQIVQLLTGDQEFDSPKTLAAFALGLVLFIVTLLLNLIALRVVKKYREAYE